The Nocardioides sp. S-1144 genome includes a region encoding these proteins:
- the dnaB gene encoding replicative DNA helicase — translation MAAEQSVLGSMLISKDAIAEVSEVLRGNDYYRPSHEIIHDAIIDLFGRGEPVDMITVAAELQRAGELAKIGGAPYLHTLAANVPIAANAEFYAQIVHEKSVLRRLVDAGTRIAQFGYAGEGQVDDIVDRAQAEIYQIADKRSTEDYAPLSDIMEGVLDEIEAISNRENGLYGVPTGFADLDDLTNGLHAGQMIIVAARPAMGKSTLALDLCRSASINNNLASVFFSLEMTRSEITMRLLSAEAKVPLNHIRNGNMQDGDWDKLARHMAKVSAAPMFIDDSPNMTMMEIRSKARRLKQRHDLRLIVIDYLQLMSSGKKVESRQLEVSEFSRQIKLLAKELGVPIIALSQLNRGPEQRGDKRPMMSDLRESGSIEQDADMVILLHRDDVYEKESTRPGEADLLVVKHRNGATRDITVAFQGHYSRFVDMAH, via the coding sequence ATGGCGGCCGAGCAGTCGGTGCTCGGCTCGATGCTCATCTCCAAGGACGCGATCGCCGAGGTCTCGGAGGTCCTGCGGGGCAACGACTACTACCGCCCCTCCCACGAGATCATCCACGACGCGATCATCGACCTCTTCGGTCGCGGCGAGCCGGTCGACATGATCACCGTGGCCGCCGAGCTGCAGCGTGCCGGCGAGCTGGCCAAGATCGGCGGCGCCCCCTACCTGCACACGCTGGCGGCGAACGTCCCGATCGCGGCCAACGCCGAGTTCTACGCCCAGATCGTGCACGAGAAGTCGGTGCTGCGCCGCCTCGTCGACGCCGGCACCCGGATCGCGCAGTTCGGCTACGCCGGCGAGGGCCAGGTCGACGACATCGTCGACCGGGCGCAGGCCGAGATCTACCAGATCGCCGACAAGCGGAGCACCGAGGACTACGCCCCGCTGAGCGACATCATGGAGGGCGTCCTCGACGAGATCGAGGCGATCAGCAACCGCGAGAACGGCCTGTACGGCGTCCCGACCGGCTTCGCCGACCTCGACGACCTGACCAACGGCCTGCACGCCGGGCAGATGATCATCGTCGCGGCCCGACCCGCGATGGGGAAGTCGACGCTGGCCCTCGACCTGTGCCGCTCGGCCTCGATCAACAACAACCTGGCCAGCGTCTTCTTCAGCCTCGAGATGACGCGCTCGGAGATCACGATGCGCCTGCTGTCGGCCGAGGCGAAGGTCCCGCTCAACCACATCCGCAACGGCAACATGCAGGACGGTGACTGGGACAAGCTGGCCCGCCACATGGCCAAGGTGTCCGCGGCCCCGATGTTCATCGACGACAGCCCCAACATGACGATGATGGAGATCCGCTCGAAGGCCCGCCGACTCAAGCAGCGCCACGACCTGCGGCTGATCGTCATCGACTACCTGCAGCTGATGTCGTCGGGCAAGAAGGTCGAGTCCCGTCAGCTCGAGGTCTCGGAGTTCTCCCGCCAGATCAAGCTGCTCGCCAAGGAGCTCGGCGTGCCGATCATCGCGCTCTCCCAGCTGAACCGTGGCCCCGAGCAGCGCGGCGACAAGCGCCCGATGATGAGCGACCTGCGTGAGTCCGGCTCGATCGAGCAGGACGCCGACATGGTCATCCTCCTGCACCGCGACGACGTCTACGAGAAGGAGTCGACGCGCCCGGGCGAGGCCGACCTCCTGGTGGTCAAGCACCGCAACGGCGCCACCCGCGACATCACCGTCGCCTTCCAGGGCCACTACTCGCGCTTCGTCGACATGGCGCACTGA
- a CDS encoding MATE family efflux transporter, giving the protein MPAFLALVAEPMFLLADAAVVGHLGTPELAGLGIAAVVLQTAVGLCVFLAYGTTAGVARRMGAGDLRGALSLGLDGVWLATGLGAVITVGGVLLTDPLVAAFGVGGEVAGHATTYLRIAFLGTTPLLVMLAATGVLRGLQDTRTPLVVAVVGNLLNVVLNVALVYGLDLGIAGSAIGSVVAQVACAVALTAVVVRGARRHDAPLRPDLAGVRAAARAGVALVVRTLTLRAALLVTTVAVTLDARGDDGADRIATHQLAMTLWTFLAFVLDAIAIAAQAITGRALGAGDVDTARALTRRMVRWGLWSGVVTGIAIAALSPVLGPLFTDDPAVPDLLVPVLLVAAIGQPAAGVVFVLDGVLIGAGDGRYLAWAGLLVAALYAPVTLAAAVWWDAGLLAVWVLFCGLFMGGRLVTLLHRARGDAWLRTGATVDA; this is encoded by the coding sequence GTGCCCGCGTTCCTCGCCCTGGTCGCCGAGCCGATGTTCCTGCTCGCGGACGCCGCCGTCGTCGGCCACCTCGGCACTCCTGAGCTCGCGGGTCTGGGCATCGCGGCCGTCGTCCTGCAGACCGCCGTCGGGCTCTGCGTCTTCCTCGCCTACGGCACCACTGCGGGGGTCGCCCGACGGATGGGGGCCGGCGACCTGCGCGGCGCCCTGTCGCTCGGCCTCGACGGGGTCTGGCTGGCCACCGGCCTCGGTGCGGTCATCACCGTCGGCGGGGTCCTGCTCACCGACCCGCTCGTCGCCGCGTTCGGGGTCGGCGGGGAGGTCGCCGGGCACGCCACGACCTACCTCCGGATCGCGTTCCTCGGCACCACCCCGCTGCTGGTCATGCTGGCCGCGACCGGCGTGCTGCGCGGCTTGCAGGACACCCGGACGCCGCTGGTCGTGGCCGTCGTCGGCAACCTGCTCAACGTCGTCCTCAACGTCGCGCTCGTCTACGGGCTCGACCTCGGGATCGCCGGCTCCGCGATCGGCTCGGTGGTCGCCCAGGTCGCCTGCGCGGTCGCGCTCACCGCCGTCGTCGTCCGCGGCGCCCGGCGTCACGACGCCCCGCTGCGACCCGACCTCGCCGGCGTCCGGGCAGCGGCCCGGGCCGGTGTCGCCCTCGTGGTGCGCACCCTGACCCTGCGCGCGGCGCTCCTCGTCACCACGGTCGCCGTCACCCTCGACGCCCGCGGCGACGACGGCGCCGACCGGATCGCGACCCACCAGCTGGCGATGACCCTGTGGACCTTCCTCGCCTTCGTGCTCGACGCGATCGCGATCGCCGCGCAGGCGATCACCGGGCGGGCCCTCGGCGCCGGCGACGTCGACACCGCTCGGGCGCTGACCCGGCGGATGGTCCGGTGGGGCCTGTGGAGCGGCGTCGTCACCGGGATCGCGATCGCCGCGCTCAGCCCGGTGCTCGGGCCGCTGTTCACCGACGACCCCGCCGTGCCCGACCTCCTGGTGCCGGTCCTGCTCGTCGCCGCGATCGGTCAGCCGGCCGCGGGCGTGGTGTTCGTGCTGGACGGCGTCCTCATCGGCGCCGGCGACGGCCGCTACCTCGCGTGGGCGGGGCTCCTCGTGGCCGCGCTGTACGCGCCGGTCACCCTCGCCGCGGCCGTGTGGTGGGACGCCGGCCTGCTCGCCGTCTGGGTGCTCTTCTGCGGACTCTTCATGGGCGGGCGGCTCGTGACCCTCCTGCACCGCGCCCGCGGCGACGCCTGGCTGCGCACCGGCGCGACCGTCGACGCCTGA
- the rplI gene encoding 50S ribosomal protein L9, with protein sequence MKLILTQEVDGLGSPGDIVEVKDGYGRNYLIPRNVAVRWTRGGQKQVDSIKAARSTRSVRDAAHADELRAKLEASSVDVKVRAGDSGRLFGTVTVADLADALGEAAGETVDKRTIVVTNPIKTLGAHTVAVKLSDDVSATVSLNVIPA encoded by the coding sequence ATGAAGCTCATCCTCACCCAGGAGGTCGACGGCCTCGGTTCGCCCGGCGACATCGTCGAGGTCAAGGACGGCTACGGCCGTAACTACCTCATCCCGCGCAACGTCGCGGTGCGATGGACCCGTGGCGGCCAGAAGCAGGTCGACTCGATCAAGGCAGCCCGCTCGACCCGCTCGGTCCGCGACGCCGCCCACGCCGACGAGCTGCGGGCGAAGCTCGAGGCCTCCTCGGTCGACGTCAAGGTCCGTGCCGGCGACTCCGGCCGCCTGTTCGGCACCGTCACCGTCGCCGACCTGGCCGACGCGCTCGGCGAGGCCGCCGGCGAGACGGTCGACAAGCGCACGATCGTGGTCACCAACCCGATCAAGACGCTCGGCGCCCACACCGTGGCCGTCAAGTTGTCCGACGACGTCTCGGCGACCGTGTCGCTGAACGTCATCCCCGCCTGA
- the rpsR gene encoding 30S ribosomal protein S18, which yields MAKAVLRKPKKKVCQFCKEKATGVDYKDTTLLRKFISDRGKIRARRVTGNCVQHQRDVAIAVKNARELALLPYTSTGR from the coding sequence ATGGCCAAGGCAGTCCTGCGCAAGCCCAAGAAGAAGGTTTGCCAGTTTTGCAAGGAGAAGGCGACCGGTGTCGACTACAAGGACACCACCCTGCTCCGGAAGTTCATCTCCGACCGCGGCAAGATCCGTGCGCGGCGTGTGACCGGCAACTGCGTCCAGCACCAGCGGGACGTGGCCATCGCGGTCAAGAACGCTCGCGAGCTGGCTCTCCTGCCCTACACCTCCACCGGTCGCTGA
- a CDS encoding single-stranded DNA-binding protein, which translates to MAGETLITVVGNLTDDPELRFTPSGAAVANFTVASTPRTLNKQTNEWEDGEAMFLRCSIWRQAAENVAESLQKGARVIVQGRMRARTWETREGEKRTSFEIDVDEIGPSLRWATAKVARAGRSTAGGGGGGYSGGGGGAGGGAGGGGGYSGGGGGGQAEDPWASSAPQSGGRPAAGGGGGGAPANDPWGAPGVGSDEPPF; encoded by the coding sequence ATGGCCGGCGAGACCCTCATCACCGTGGTCGGCAACCTGACCGACGACCCGGAGCTGCGCTTCACCCCCTCCGGCGCGGCGGTGGCCAACTTCACCGTCGCCTCCACTCCTCGGACGCTGAACAAGCAGACGAACGAGTGGGAGGACGGCGAAGCCATGTTCCTGCGGTGCTCGATCTGGCGGCAGGCGGCGGAGAACGTCGCCGAGTCGCTCCAGAAGGGCGCCCGCGTCATCGTCCAGGGCCGCATGCGCGCCCGCACGTGGGAGACCCGTGAGGGCGAGAAGCGCACGTCGTTCGAGATCGACGTCGACGAGATCGGCCCCTCGCTGCGCTGGGCGACCGCCAAGGTCGCCCGTGCCGGTCGCTCCACCGCCGGTGGCGGTGGCGGCGGCTACTCCGGCGGCGGTGGCGGTGCCGGCGGTGGCGCCGGCGGCGGTGGCGGCTACTCCGGTGGGGGTGGCGGCGGGCAGGCCGAGGACCCGTGGGCCTCGTCGGCCCCGCAGTCCGGTGGCCGTCCGGCCGCCGGCGGCGGTGGCGGCGGTGCCCCGGCGAACGATCCCTGGGGTGCTCCGGGCGTGGGCTCCGACGAGCCCCCGTTCTGA
- the rpsF gene encoding 30S ribosomal protein S6, with protein sequence MRAYEVMVILDPSLEERTVEPSLDKYLNVIRKDGGTVDKVEVWGRRRLAYPIKNAEGAKNAEGIYAVINLQAEPATVKEFDRQLGLNESILRTKVMRPDAH encoded by the coding sequence GTGCGTGCCTATGAAGTGATGGTCATCCTCGACCCGAGTCTCGAAGAGCGTACGGTCGAGCCGTCGCTCGACAAGTACCTCAACGTCATCCGCAAGGATGGCGGGACGGTCGACAAGGTCGAGGTCTGGGGCCGGCGTCGCCTGGCCTACCCGATCAAGAACGCCGAGGGCGCGAAGAATGCCGAAGGCATCTACGCCGTCATCAACCTGCAGGCGGAGCCCGCGACGGTCAAGGAGTTCGACCGTCAGCTCGGGCTCAACGAGTCGATCCTGCGCACGAAGGTCATGCGTCCCGACGCTCACTGA
- a CDS encoding FHA domain-containing protein — protein MTSIRIQTSGQTLTADSTEGARVFTVGRDAASDITSLDPTVSRRHAEIRALGQGWEVVDLGSSVGTFVGGRRVERADLTGTTVVGFGRDGQALTVTVTVTPAAPQSFPPPSAPRLDKPAPSAPLGAPAAAPPQAFPPPVAVERLPQFDGPPPLDQTVVTGQGPFPGFGPAGPGLLVRRRTGKDLRFPAGMPIRVGRDPVLEVHADDQAVSRLHAVLEPRPDGWWWVDRSTSGSFIDGERITQHHVDEPVEISLGHPTAGYEIEVVPVVAAGQASARIQARKRRRTLALVGGVVGAMVLVGGGITGVALLGDDDPPAAGQGTTTDPAEERQEALTRAKAAAVLLTAFDESDQPLWSGSGSIITEDGLILTNAHVADPDAPGQTSGESDPAYLTVSLTSGEDDKPASAAFRAAPIVSDGYLDVAVLQIESDAEGNPVEKTELDLPEPLPIGDSDDLRTGDRIIALGYPAIGNLSVQGDRPLTVTEGVVSTFQADEVVGTPRGSIDSDVRLGSGNSGGPSINEEGEIIGLNTRVVTAGSDAAGAITQGSALIVPVNLATAVLDIARDGGDPSYVSPYLDELPTDPGVPTDVAAQAAGWVREGEEGSCAGASSPDAPQKLSGVGTGETLMAEFNVEGLPDGLPLAIDFYDQDDIRIDTLTTTWDLGPEGICIWAPLELSTDFPEITAVLSLGQESEPVAVNPLILSGS, from the coding sequence ATGACCAGCATCCGCATCCAGACGAGCGGTCAGACGCTCACGGCCGACAGCACCGAGGGCGCCCGCGTCTTCACCGTCGGCCGCGACGCCGCGTCCGACATCACCTCCCTCGACCCCACCGTGTCGCGGCGGCACGCCGAGATCCGCGCGCTGGGCCAGGGGTGGGAGGTCGTCGACCTGGGCAGCTCGGTCGGCACCTTCGTCGGCGGACGCCGGGTCGAGCGCGCCGACCTCACCGGCACGACGGTCGTCGGCTTCGGCCGCGACGGCCAGGCGCTCACCGTGACCGTGACCGTGACGCCCGCCGCGCCGCAGTCCTTCCCGCCGCCGTCGGCGCCCCGCCTCGACAAGCCCGCGCCCTCGGCGCCGCTGGGCGCCCCCGCCGCCGCGCCGCCCCAGGCCTTCCCGCCGCCGGTCGCGGTCGAGCGCCTCCCCCAGTTCGACGGCCCGCCGCCGCTGGACCAGACCGTGGTCACCGGGCAGGGCCCGTTCCCCGGGTTCGGCCCGGCCGGCCCCGGCCTGCTCGTGCGCCGCCGCACCGGCAAGGACCTGCGCTTCCCCGCCGGCATGCCGATCCGGGTCGGCCGCGACCCGGTGCTCGAGGTGCACGCCGACGACCAGGCGGTGTCCCGGCTGCACGCCGTCCTCGAGCCGCGGCCCGACGGCTGGTGGTGGGTCGACCGGTCGACGTCCGGCTCGTTCATCGACGGCGAGCGGATCACCCAGCACCACGTCGACGAGCCGGTCGAGATCAGCCTCGGCCACCCGACGGCCGGCTACGAGATCGAGGTCGTGCCGGTGGTCGCCGCCGGCCAGGCCAGCGCCCGCATCCAGGCCCGCAAGCGGCGCCGCACGCTCGCGCTCGTGGGCGGCGTCGTCGGCGCGATGGTGCTGGTGGGCGGCGGCATCACCGGCGTCGCCCTGCTCGGCGACGACGACCCGCCGGCCGCCGGCCAGGGCACCACGACCGACCCCGCGGAGGAGCGCCAGGAGGCCCTCACCCGCGCCAAGGCGGCCGCCGTCCTGCTGACCGCCTTCGACGAGAGCGACCAGCCGCTGTGGTCGGGCTCCGGCAGCATCATCACCGAGGACGGGCTGATCCTGACCAACGCCCACGTGGCCGACCCGGACGCGCCGGGCCAGACCTCCGGCGAGTCCGACCCCGCCTACCTGACGGTGTCGCTCACCTCCGGCGAGGACGACAAGCCGGCCTCCGCCGCCTTCCGGGCCGCCCCGATCGTCTCCGACGGCTACCTCGACGTGGCGGTGCTGCAGATCGAGTCCGACGCCGAGGGCAACCCGGTCGAGAAGACCGAGCTCGACCTGCCCGAGCCGCTCCCGATCGGTGACAGCGACGACCTGCGCACCGGCGACCGGATCATCGCGCTCGGGTACCCCGCGATCGGCAACCTCAGCGTGCAGGGCGACCGGCCGCTCACGGTCACCGAGGGCGTCGTGTCCACCTTCCAGGCCGACGAGGTCGTGGGCACCCCGCGCGGGTCGATCGACAGCGACGTCCGCCTGGGCTCCGGCAACTCCGGTGGTCCCTCGATCAACGAGGAGGGCGAGATCATCGGCCTCAACACCCGCGTCGTCACGGCCGGGTCCGACGCCGCCGGCGCCATCACCCAGGGCTCGGCGCTCATCGTCCCGGTCAACCTCGCCACGGCCGTGCTCGACATCGCGCGCGACGGCGGCGACCCGTCGTACGTGTCGCCGTACCTCGACGAGCTCCCGACCGACCCCGGTGTGCCCACCGACGTGGCCGCCCAGGCCGCCGGCTGGGTCCGCGAGGGCGAGGAGGGCTCGTGCGCCGGGGCGAGCAGCCCCGACGCGCCGCAGAAGCTGAGCGGGGTCGGCACGGGCGAGACGCTGATGGCCGAGTTCAACGTCGAGGGCCTCCCCGACGGGCTGCCGCTGGCGATCGACTTCTACGACCAGGACGACATCCGCATCGACACCCTGACCACCACCTGGGACCTCGGGCCCGAGGGGATCTGCATCTGGGCCCCGCTCGAGCTCTCGACCGACTTCCCCGAGATCACCGCGGTGCTCTCCCTCGGCCAGGAGAGCGAGCCGGTCGCCGTCAACCCGCTGATCCTGTCCGGCAGCTGA
- a CDS encoding deoxyribonuclease IV → MTIAIGAHVDQTDPLAEARARKAPLVQFFLGDPQSYGGPEWAYAGGPEALRADAEAAGVDLYVHAPYLVNVATTNNRIRIPSRKLLQQHVDAAASIGAKGLIVHGGHVNKADDPEKGFDNWRKAIEATDLKLPLLIENTAGGDNAMTRYLERIGRVWEAISGAEGFDMVGFCLDTCHAHAGGNDLETVVDDVRAITGRIDLVHCNDSRDEFDSGADRHANFGAGRIDPDLLAAVVRDAGAPVVCETPGGAAEHTADFAWLSARL, encoded by the coding sequence ATGACGATCGCGATCGGTGCCCACGTCGACCAGACCGACCCCCTCGCGGAGGCGCGGGCCCGCAAGGCGCCGCTCGTGCAGTTCTTCCTCGGCGACCCGCAGTCCTACGGCGGCCCCGAGTGGGCCTACGCCGGCGGGCCGGAGGCGCTCAGGGCCGACGCCGAGGCGGCCGGCGTCGACCTCTACGTGCACGCGCCCTACCTGGTCAACGTCGCCACGACCAACAACCGGATCCGGATCCCGAGCCGCAAGCTGCTCCAGCAGCACGTCGACGCGGCCGCCTCGATCGGCGCGAAGGGCCTGATCGTGCACGGTGGCCACGTCAACAAGGCCGACGACCCCGAGAAGGGGTTCGACAACTGGCGCAAGGCCATCGAGGCCACCGACCTCAAGCTGCCGCTGCTCATCGAGAACACCGCCGGCGGGGACAACGCCATGACCCGCTACCTCGAGCGGATCGGCCGGGTCTGGGAGGCGATCTCGGGCGCCGAGGGCTTCGACATGGTCGGGTTCTGCCTCGACACCTGCCACGCCCACGCCGGCGGCAACGACCTGGAGACCGTCGTCGACGACGTCCGCGCGATCACCGGCCGGATCGACCTCGTGCACTGCAACGACAGCCGCGACGAGTTCGACTCCGGTGCCGACCGGCACGCCAACTTCGGTGCCGGGCGGATCGACCCCGACCTGCTCGCCGCCGTCGTCCGCGACGCCGGCGCGCCGGTCGTCTGCGAGACGCCCGGCGGGGCGGCCGAGCACACGGCCGACTTCGCGTGGTTGTCCGCGCGGCTCTGA
- a CDS encoding lipid II:glycine glycyltransferase FemX codes for MTIDVRVTSEADHLAFVASRRSASFLQTPAWGRVKGEWRRESVGLFRDAGPDAEQVGAALVLYRQLPRLRRYLAYLPEGPVLDWASDDLGALLGPLAAHVRKQGAFGIRIGPPAVVRRWDAAAVKAGLADPAVRRLDDVAPTERDATGARVVSQLHALGWRPQAVEGGFAAGQPQYVFQVPLRHPADGSGAGDGVGAAKTEADVLKAMNQLWRRNIKKAAKEGVEVTTPDAATGVSDADLAAFHALYRHTAERDHFTPRPLGYFRTMVDALAAEDPDRIRLWFAHHEGDLVAATIAIRVGAHAWYSYGASSTEKREVRGSNAVQWAMIQDALAAGADVYDLRGITDTLDADDSHAGLIQFKVGTGGEAVEYAGEWDLPLNRVLYAAFQQYLKRRR; via the coding sequence GTGACCATCGACGTGCGCGTGACCTCCGAGGCCGACCACCTCGCGTTCGTGGCGTCGCGCCGGTCGGCGAGCTTCCTGCAGACCCCGGCGTGGGGCCGGGTCAAGGGCGAGTGGCGCCGCGAGTCGGTCGGCCTGTTCCGCGACGCCGGCCCCGACGCCGAGCAGGTCGGTGCCGCGCTGGTGCTCTACCGCCAGCTCCCCCGGCTGCGTCGCTACCTCGCCTACCTCCCCGAGGGCCCCGTGCTCGACTGGGCCAGCGACGACCTGGGCGCGCTGCTGGGCCCGCTCGCCGCCCACGTCCGCAAGCAGGGCGCGTTCGGCATCCGGATCGGGCCGCCCGCCGTGGTGCGCCGCTGGGACGCCGCCGCGGTGAAGGCCGGCCTGGCCGATCCCGCCGTCCGCCGCCTCGACGACGTCGCCCCGACCGAGCGCGACGCCACCGGCGCCCGCGTCGTGTCCCAGCTGCACGCCCTGGGCTGGCGGCCGCAGGCCGTCGAGGGTGGCTTCGCCGCCGGTCAGCCGCAGTACGTCTTCCAGGTCCCGCTGCGCCACCCGGCCGACGGCTCCGGTGCAGGTGACGGGGTCGGCGCGGCGAAGACCGAGGCCGACGTCCTCAAGGCGATGAACCAGCTCTGGCGCCGCAACATCAAGAAGGCGGCGAAGGAGGGCGTCGAGGTGACGACGCCGGACGCCGCCACCGGGGTCTCCGACGCCGACCTGGCGGCCTTCCACGCGCTCTACCGGCACACCGCCGAGCGCGACCACTTCACACCGCGCCCGCTCGGCTACTTCCGGACCATGGTCGACGCCCTCGCCGCGGAGGACCCCGACCGGATCCGGCTCTGGTTCGCCCACCACGAGGGTGACCTCGTGGCCGCCACCATCGCGATCCGGGTCGGCGCGCACGCCTGGTACTCCTACGGCGCCTCCTCGACCGAGAAGCGCGAGGTGCGGGGCTCGAACGCCGTGCAGTGGGCGATGATCCAGGACGCCCTGGCCGCCGGCGCCGACGTCTACGACCTGCGCGGCATCACCGACACCCTCGACGCCGACGACTCCCACGCCGGGTTGATCCAGTTCAAGGTGGGCACCGGTGGCGAGGCCGTCGAGTACGCCGGCGAGTGGGACCTCCCGCTCAACCGGGTGCTCTACGCGGCCTTCCAGCAGTACCTCAAGAGACGGAGGTAG
- a CDS encoding alanine racemase produces MALTLTVDGDRWRSHLRGVADANPGLVPVVKGNGYGFTPGRLARKSEWLGVDTIAVGTYEELPGVASRFGGSLLVLTPWRPFVADLPPELAGRVIHTVGRVEDVDALLTRQPGARLVLELLTSMKRHGFTARGLWDAAEHLRRHRSARLEGVALHLPLAQGSHLGEVRRLMNDAVGAGLQHLGQPGPDGQPGRGGLDTVWVSHLTAGEQAALRTSYADFTIRPRMGTDLWLGDRAALTVTATVLDVHEVERGDSFGYRGRTVPKAGHLLVVSGGTAHGIGLEAPTGDSSIKARAATLARGGLDAVGFVRSPFSIDDKQRLFAEPPHMQASMLFLPSGARVPTVGDEIDVRVRYTATTFDRIVLS; encoded by the coding sequence GTGGCGCTCACCCTGACCGTCGACGGCGACCGCTGGCGCAGCCACCTGCGCGGCGTCGCCGACGCGAACCCCGGCCTGGTGCCGGTCGTCAAGGGCAACGGCTACGGCTTCACGCCGGGCCGGCTGGCCCGCAAGAGCGAGTGGCTCGGCGTCGACACGATCGCGGTCGGCACCTACGAGGAGCTGCCCGGCGTCGCGTCCCGCTTCGGCGGGTCGCTGCTCGTGCTGACGCCGTGGCGCCCGTTCGTCGCCGACCTGCCCCCCGAGCTCGCCGGGCGGGTGATCCACACCGTCGGCCGGGTCGAGGACGTCGACGCCCTGCTCACCCGCCAGCCCGGGGCCCGCCTCGTGCTGGAGCTCCTGACGTCGATGAAGCGGCACGGCTTCACCGCCCGCGGCCTGTGGGACGCGGCCGAGCACCTGCGCCGGCACCGCTCGGCCCGGCTGGAGGGTGTCGCGCTGCACCTGCCGCTGGCCCAGGGCTCGCACCTGGGCGAGGTGCGCCGGCTGATGAACGACGCCGTCGGCGCCGGTCTCCAGCACCTCGGGCAGCCCGGTCCGGACGGCCAGCCCGGCCGGGGCGGCCTCGACACCGTCTGGGTCAGCCACCTCACCGCCGGCGAGCAGGCCGCGCTGCGGACCTCGTACGCCGACTTCACCATCCGGCCCCGGATGGGCACCGACCTGTGGCTCGGCGACCGCGCGGCCCTGACCGTGACGGCCACCGTGCTCGACGTGCACGAGGTCGAGCGCGGCGACTCCTTCGGCTACCGCGGCCGGACCGTCCCGAAGGCCGGCCACCTGCTGGTCGTCAGCGGCGGCACGGCGCACGGGATCGGCCTCGAGGCCCCGACCGGTGACTCCTCGATCAAGGCCCGGGCGGCCACGCTGGCGCGCGGCGGCCTGGACGCCGTCGGGTTCGTGCGCTCGCCGTTCTCGATCGACGACAAGCAGCGGCTCTTCGCCGAGCCGCCGCACATGCAGGCCTCGATGCTGTTCCTGCCGAGCGGCGCGCGGGTGCCCACGGTGGGCGACGAGATCGACGTCCGGGTGCGCTACACCGCGACGACGTTCGACCGCATCGTGCTGTCCTGA